The Nitrospira sp. sequence TATCGTCGTTGGTTCGACACAACGGTTCGGTGTGCCGATCGGCTTTGGTGGCCCTCACGCCGCATTTCTAGCCACCAGGGAAGAGTACAAACGGCAAGTGCCGGGTCGACTCGTCGGCGTCTCAAAAGACGTGACCGGCAAACCAGCCATCAGGCTCTCGCTTCAAACACGGGAACAACACATTCGACGGGAGAAAGCCACGAGCAACATCTGTACGGCCCAAGTCTTACTGGCCGTCATGGCCGCGATGTTCGCGGTGTACCACGGGCCGGACGGGCTGCGTCGGATTGCCGAGCGCGTACGCGGCCTCTCGCTGCTGCTGGCTGAAGGACTGCGCCGGCTTGGGTTCGAAGTCTCAACGAAAGTCTTCTTCGATACGATTCGGGTTCCGGTATCCGAGGCTCAGGCCAACCAGATTGCGGTGAGGGCAGATGAACACGGGATCAATTTCCGACACTATGAGGACGGCTCGATCGGCATCTCGCTCGACGAAGTCAGCTCCGGGCAAGAAGTGCGCCACCTTCTGCAGATCTTCGTCGGTCAGGATCAGTTGCCGTTCCGCCTCTCCGACCTCGCCGCCACTATCGATCTGCGCTATCCCGCTCCGTTGGAGAGAACTAGTAAGTATCTGACGCACGAAGTTTTCCATCGATATCACTCAGAACACGAGATGCTCCGCTATCTTCATCGTTTGCAATCCAAGGATCTGTCGCTCGTGCACTCGATGATCCCACTGGGATCCTGCACGATGAAGCTGAATGCAACCGCCGAAATGCTCCCGGTCACCTGGCCGGAGTTCGCTCGCCTGCACCCATTCGCCCCGGTTGAACAAACTCTTGGCTACCGGACCCTGTTCCGGCAACTCGAAGCCTGGCTGGCCGAGATCGCCGGATTTGCGGCATTTTCCCTCCAACCGAATGCAGGATCCCAGGGTGAATATTCAGGCCTGATGGTGATTAGGGCTTACCACCGGGCGACGGGCGCAACACACCGCGACGTGTGCTTGATCCCCGTTTCTGCTCACGGTACGAATCCCGCCAGTGCGGCCATGGTCGGCATGACGGTTGTCGTCGTCGCCTGCGATCGGCACGGAAACGTGGATGTCGCCGATCTGGAAGCCAAGGCCGCCCAATATCGGGACCGGTTGTCGGCCCTGATGCTCACGTATCCTTCCACCCATGGAGTATTTGAGGCGAGCGTGCGGCGTATTTGCCAAATCGTTCACACGCATGGCGGACAGGTCTATATCGATGGGGCCAACATGAATGCCATGGTCGGCCTCTGCCGTCTGGGCGACATCGGCGCCGATGTCTGCCATCTCAATCTCCATAAGACGTTTTGTATCCCCCATGGAGGCGGAGGTCCTGGCGTGGGACCGATCGGAGTGGCGCCGCATCTTGTCCCGTTTCTGCCGGGACACACCGTGGTCAAGATCGGTGGACCGCAAGC is a genomic window containing:
- the gcvP gene encoding aminomethyl-transferring glycine dehydrogenase, translating into MTTQNWLQPSDDFLHRHIGPTQADIQEMLATLGLQSLDTLSDTVIPSDIRLHQPLDIPAGEGEQAVLDRLKDLASQNKVYRSLIGMGYYDCVTPGVIQRNILENPAWYTQYTPYQAEISQGRLEALVNFQTMVTDLTGLPLANASLLDEATAAAEAMAMCYAIARNAGQERKEFFVSRDCHPQTLAVLQTRAEPLGIVIQTGILSSIDCSRPQLCGILLQYPATDGYVGDFSTLVTQAHEAGALVVVATDLLALTLLRSPGEFGADIVVGSTQRFGVPIGFGGPHAAFLATREEYKRQVPGRLVGVSKDVTGKPAIRLSLQTREQHIRREKATSNICTAQVLLAVMAAMFAVYHGPDGLRRIAERVRGLSLLLAEGLRRLGFEVSTKVFFDTIRVPVSEAQANQIAVRADEHGINFRHYEDGSIGISLDEVSSGQEVRHLLQIFVGQDQLPFRLSDLAATIDLRYPAPLERTSKYLTHEVFHRYHSEHEMLRYLHRLQSKDLSLVHSMIPLGSCTMKLNATAEMLPVTWPEFARLHPFAPVEQTLGYRTLFRQLEAWLAEIAGFAAFSLQPNAGSQGEYSGLMVIRAYHRATGATHRDVCLIPVSAHGTNPASAAMVGMTVVVVACDRHGNVDVADLEAKAAQYRDRLSALMLTYPSTHGVFEASVRRICQIVHTHGGQVYIDGANMNAMVGLCRLGDIGADVCHLNLHKTFCIPHGGGGPGVGPIGVAPHLVPFLPGHTVVKIGGPQAIGPVSAAPFGSPSILPISWVYIALMGRDGLTKATQVAILSANYMAKRLEKHYSILYKGDSGLVAHEFILDLREFKESAGVEAMDVAKRLMDYGFHAPTVSFPVAGTLMVEPTESEAKGELDRLCEALVLIRAEIQEIVDGRQPRTNNLLKNAPHTAAIVTATEWNRPYSREQAAFPAPWLKHSKFWPSVSRIDEAYGDRHLVCSCPPMETYQS